In the Corvus cornix cornix isolate S_Up_H32 chromosome 18, ASM73873v5, whole genome shotgun sequence genome, one interval contains:
- the SPHK1 gene encoding sphingosine kinase 1, with amino-acid sequence MAAGRRAPPEPGGGPVLLQGIFGAGPGPGAAACSLSLTARELQVRRAGGCPGGSAGPDAALRLADCVGSAAFPAAAAAACFSLVCYPLRGPRWGPPARQRLERTFRVSRGPDAEGNLRIAQAWSRRIRELAVPTVPAQDGDSYGVLPRPCHALVLLNPQSGSGRALDDFQAVVQPMLAEADIATTVFVTERPHHAHEKVRDEDLSQWDTLVVMSGDGLLFEVVNGLMERPDWKEAMKKPLCILPGGSGNALAASINYYAGYDHVAKKKLLTNCTFILCKGLYTQMDLVSLSTASGKRFFSFLGFGWGFISDVDIDSEKYRWLGSARFTLGTLQCLAKLRVYQGRLSYLPMATEQGSSPAPRDPHAPVTNGHIPQPAGTEAPGSPPPDSLLVPLGQPVPAHWTVVPEEEFVLVYAIYQSHLGTNLLMAPAARLHDGCIHLFYMKAGISRVTLLKLFLAMSRGTHLDLNCPHLCYVPVRAFRLEPRVAAGIMTVDGEALACEPVQGQVHTRLCRVLSGS; translated from the exons ATGGCCGCCGGCCGCCGCGCTCCCCCGGAGCCCGGCGGGGGCCCGGTGCTGCTTCAAGGCATCTtcggcgcggggccgggccccgGTGCCGCCGCCTGCTCGCTGTCCCTGACGGCCCGGGAGCTGCAGGTGCGGCGTGCCGGCGGCTGCCCGGGCGGCTCGGCCGGTCCCGACGCCGCGCTCCGCCTGGCCGACTGCGTGGGCTCGGCCGCCTTCCCcgcggccgcggccgccgcctGCTTCTCGCTGGTGTGTTACCCGCTGCGGGGGCCGCGCTGGGGGCCGCCCGCCCGCCAGCGCCTGGAGCGGACCTTCCGCGTCTCCCGGGGTCCCGATGCCGAGGGCAACCTGCGCATCGCCCAGGCCTGGAGCCGCCGCATCCGCGAGCTCGCCGTGCCCACCGTGCCCGCGCAGGACG GTGACAGCTATGGGGTGCTGCCCCGGCCCTGCCACGCGCTGGTGCTGCTGAACCCACAGAGCGGCTCCGGCCGTGCCCTCGATGACTTCCAGGCAGTGGTGCAGCCCATGCTGGCCGAGGCCGACATTGCCACCACTGTCTTCGTCACCG AAAGACCCCACCATGCGCATGAGAAGGTGCGAGATGAGGACCTGTCACAGTGGGACACGCTGGTGGTCATGTCTGGGGATGGGCTGCTGTTCGAG GTGGTGAACGGACTCATGGAGCGTCCGGACTGGAAGGAAGCCATGAAGAAGCCACTGTGCATCCTGCCAGGAGGCTCTGGGAATGCCCTGGCAGCCTCCATCAACTACTATGCAGG CTACGACCACGTCGCCAAGAAAAAGCTGCTGACGAACTGCACCTTCATCCTGTGCAAGGGGCTGTACACGCAGATGGACCTGGTATCTCTGAGCACGGCCTCGGGCAAGCGCTTCTTCTCCTTCCTGGGCTTTGGCTGGGGCTTCATCTCGGACGTGGACATCGACAGCGAGAAGTACCGCTGGCTGGGCAGCGCCCGCTTCACCCTGGGCACCCTGCAGTGCCTGGCCAAGCTCAGGGTGTACCAGGGCCGCCTGTCCTACCTGCCCATGGCCacggagcagggcagctccccGGCACCCCGGGACCCCCACGCGCCCGTCACCAATGGCCACATCCCGCAGCCGGCGGGGACGGAAGCGCCCGGCTCCCCGCCCCCCGACTCGCTGCTGGTGCCGCTGGGCCAGCCCGTGCCCGCGCACTGGACCGTGGTCCCCGAGGAGGAGTTTGTCCTGGTCTATGCCATCTACCAGTCCCACCTGGGCACCAACCTGCTGATGGCACCGGCGGCCCGGCTGCACGATGGCTGCATCCACCTCTTCTACATGAAGGCCGGCATCAGCCGCGTGACGCTGCTGAAGCTCTTCCTGGCCATGTCCAGGGGGACCCACCTGGACTTGAACTGTCCCCACCTGTGCTACGTCCCCGTCCGGGCGTTCCGCCTGGAGCCGCGGGTGGCCGCGGGCATCATGACAGTGGATGGGGAGGCGCTGGCCTGCGAGCCCGTGCAGGGCCAGGTCCACACCCGCCTCTGCCGCGTCCTCAGCGGCTCCTGA